The Candidatus Delongbacteria bacterium genome has a segment encoding these proteins:
- the nrfD gene encoding NrfD/PsrC family molybdoenzyme membrane anchor subunit — protein MSPDAILSEVRPRPLVVGEVSLGAVDDAVYRPMETKPPLLWWVAVSCTSLLMLMGFALIGWTFYKGIGVWGNNDPVFWGWDITNFVFWVGIGHAGTLISAVLFLFRQRWRNAIARLAEAMTIFAVMCAAIYPAIHVGRPWLAFWLFPYPNQRGMWINFNSPLAWDVFAVSTYFTVSLFFWYVGLIPDLASARDRATNKIQKAVFSALSLGWRGAARHWNHYEKAYMILAGLATPLVLSVHSIVSFDFATSVIPGWHTTIFPPYFVAGAVFSGFAMVVTVLVFVRRIMRLDHLITLDHMEVMNKVILTTGSIVGYAYGMEFFIAWYGGVPAEHYVFMNRATGPYAWAYWTMVSCNVIVPQFFWIRKLRRSIPFMFVVSILVNIGMWFERFVIIATSLHRDYLPSSWGYFRPTLVDMGIFAGTFGLFFTMVLLFSRTLPVIATAELKAVLPGAQPRSGGHHD, from the coding sequence ATGAGTCCTGACGCCATTCTCAGCGAAGTCCGCCCGCGACCGCTGGTGGTGGGCGAGGTGAGCCTGGGAGCCGTGGACGACGCCGTCTACCGTCCCATGGAGACCAAGCCCCCGCTGCTCTGGTGGGTGGCGGTGAGCTGCACGTCCCTGCTGATGCTGATGGGCTTCGCCCTGATCGGCTGGACCTTCTACAAGGGCATCGGCGTCTGGGGCAACAACGACCCGGTCTTCTGGGGTTGGGACATCACCAACTTCGTCTTCTGGGTGGGCATCGGCCACGCCGGCACGCTGATCTCCGCCGTGCTCTTCCTGTTCCGGCAGCGCTGGCGCAACGCCATCGCCCGCCTGGCGGAGGCCATGACCATTTTCGCCGTGATGTGCGCGGCCATCTACCCGGCCATCCACGTGGGCCGGCCCTGGCTGGCCTTCTGGCTCTTCCCCTACCCCAACCAGCGCGGCATGTGGATCAACTTCAACAGCCCGCTGGCCTGGGACGTCTTCGCCGTCAGCACCTACTTCACGGTCTCGCTCTTCTTCTGGTACGTGGGCCTGATCCCCGATCTGGCCAGTGCCCGGGACCGCGCCACCAACAAGATCCAGAAGGCCGTGTTCAGCGCCCTCAGCCTCGGTTGGCGCGGCGCCGCCCGGCACTGGAACCACTACGAGAAGGCCTACATGATCTTGGCGGGCCTGGCCACGCCGCTGGTGCTCTCCGTGCACAGCATCGTGTCCTTCGACTTCGCCACCAGCGTCATCCCCGGCTGGCACACCACCATCTTCCCGCCCTACTTCGTGGCCGGCGCCGTGTTCAGCGGCTTCGCCATGGTGGTCACCGTGCTGGTCTTCGTGCGGCGGATCATGCGCCTGGACCACCTCATTACCCTGGACCACATGGAGGTGATGAACAAGGTGATCCTCACCACGGGCTCCATCGTGGGCTACGCTTACGGGATGGAGTTCTTCATCGCCTGGTACGGCGGCGTGCCCGCCGAGCACTACGTGTTCATGAACCGGGCCACCGGCCCCTACGCCTGGGCCTACTGGACCATGGTCAGCTGCAACGTCATCGTGCCCCAGTTCTTCTGGATCCGGAAACTGCGCCGCTCCATTCCCTTCATGTTCGTGGTCTCGATTCTCGTGAACATCGGGATGTGGTTCGAGCGCTTCGTGATCATCGCCACCAGCCTGCACCGCGACTACCTGCCCAGCTCGTGGGGCTACTTCCGGCCCACGCTGGTGGACATGGGCATCTTCGCCGGCACCTTCGGCCTGTTCTTCACCATGGTCCTGCTGTTCTCCCGCACCCTGCCGGTGATCGCCACGGCCGAACTGAAGGCCGTCCTGCCCGGCGCCCAGCCGCGCTCCGGAGGCCACCATGACTGA
- a CDS encoding quinol:electron acceptor oxidoreductase subunit ActD: MTDRHFLVLGLYGDAQQLVDAIHKLRPTYGEKLEAYTPYPVHGIEKALGLPKSHVGKIVLAMGLSGLTLALGFQSWVFTTDYQIQFGGKPYFSWASFIPIVFEVTVLLACIVGAVFGMLALVNKLPHYSHPILASKSMPKITRDRFALAVSVDSAEEAAAASAALRSSGAQELEEVRGTDELGSGPLLPLKPVLATVVLCVLAGLGTWHLQRLWNKIPLIAIMDEQTKVVPFRDLGHFADGQSMRQPVMGTVARGSQPLAEATPEEAGLLLANPLAPTPAVLARGQRLYETHCLVCHGQLGDGKKLLSDKYTGVPANFHTVLLKSVPDGHLYQVIRVGKNTMKGYGKDIPSQDRWAIVHYVRVLQRALDATDADVDYAAGHPAEGGQH, translated from the coding sequence ATGACTGATCGCCACTTCCTGGTCCTCGGCCTCTACGGGGACGCCCAGCAGCTGGTGGACGCCATCCACAAGCTTCGTCCCACTTACGGGGAGAAGCTGGAAGCCTACACGCCCTACCCCGTTCACGGCATCGAAAAGGCCCTGGGCCTGCCCAAGTCGCACGTGGGGAAGATCGTCCTGGCCATGGGCCTGAGCGGCCTGACCCTGGCGCTGGGCTTCCAGTCCTGGGTCTTCACCACCGACTACCAGATCCAGTTCGGCGGCAAGCCCTACTTCTCCTGGGCCAGCTTCATCCCCATCGTGTTCGAGGTGACGGTCCTGCTGGCCTGCATCGTGGGGGCCGTCTTCGGCATGCTGGCGCTGGTGAACAAGCTGCCGCACTACTCGCATCCCATCCTCGCCAGCAAGTCCATGCCCAAGATCACGCGCGACCGCTTCGCCCTGGCCGTGAGCGTGGACTCGGCGGAGGAAGCCGCCGCCGCCAGCGCCGCGCTGCGGAGCTCCGGGGCGCAGGAACTCGAGGAGGTCCGCGGCACGGACGAGTTGGGCAGCGGACCGCTGCTGCCGCTCAAGCCCGTGCTGGCCACGGTCGTGCTCTGCGTGCTGGCCGGCCTGGGCACCTGGCACCTGCAGCGGCTCTGGAACAAGATTCCGCTCATCGCCATCATGGACGAGCAGACCAAGGTCGTGCCCTTCCGCGATCTGGGACACTTCGCCGACGGCCAGTCCATGCGCCAGCCCGTGATGGGTACGGTGGCCCGCGGCAGCCAGCCCCTGGCGGAAGCCACGCCCGAGGAGGCCGGCCTGCTGCTGGCCAACCCGCTGGCCCCCACCCCCGCCGTGCTGGCGCGCGGCCAGCGGCTCTACGAGACCCACTGCCTGGTGTGTCACGGCCAGCTGGGTGACGGCAAGAAGCTGCTCTCCGACAAGTACACGGGCGTGCCGGCCAACTTCCACACGGTCCTGCTCAAGAGCGTGCCCGACGGGCACCTCTATCAGGTGATCCGGGTGGGCAAGAACACCATGAAGGGCTACGGCAAGGACATCCCGTCCCAGGACCGCTGGGCCATCGTGCACTACGTGCGCGTGCTGCAGCGCGCGCTGGACGCCACGGACGCGGATGTGGACTACGCCGCCGGCCATCCGGCCGAGGGAGGGCAGCACTGA
- a CDS encoding quinol:cytochrome C oxidoreductase: MSKEKLGLQPAILGMLALGGLGVAACGFTDLQRFGANWFVWSLLLLAVALGALFLVALEHLTRAHWSIVLRRVPERLAGLLPWLAVLFAVGAAVGLLGGVFGWATPEFRAALAAEPHLHGKSIWYSTPFFLARLVVIFGLWLLSWKLLAGGSLKQDESRDPRFSLFAKRFSAPFMWIFAISVSVLAVDWLMGMSPRWFSTIFGVYVFSGIFLSGLAATTLGILFLKKQGRLQEVKPDHLYSLGGFQFAFSVFWAYAAFSQFLLIWYANLPEETFWFQARLTDGWYPVTILLTLARFFVPFVALLSREVKMDAGRLAWVAGLILFGEVLDLYWIIFPELGRGPLLGWPELAFALFFVGLGLWLVQRRMQVGKDLPVGDPNLDASLHYHL; the protein is encoded by the coding sequence ATGAGCAAGGAGAAGCTTGGGCTTCAGCCCGCGATCCTGGGCATGCTGGCCCTGGGCGGCCTGGGCGTGGCGGCCTGCGGCTTCACGGACCTCCAGCGCTTCGGCGCCAACTGGTTCGTCTGGAGCCTGCTGCTGCTGGCCGTGGCCCTGGGGGCGCTCTTCCTGGTGGCCCTGGAGCATCTGACCCGCGCCCACTGGAGCATCGTGCTGCGCCGCGTGCCCGAGCGCCTGGCCGGCCTGCTGCCCTGGCTGGCCGTGCTTTTCGCCGTGGGCGCCGCCGTGGGTCTCCTGGGCGGGGTGTTCGGCTGGGCCACGCCGGAGTTCCGCGCCGCCCTGGCCGCGGAGCCGCACCTGCACGGCAAATCCATCTGGTATTCCACGCCCTTCTTCCTGGCGCGCCTGGTGGTGATCTTCGGCCTCTGGCTGCTGTCCTGGAAGCTCCTGGCCGGCGGCTCGCTCAAGCAGGACGAGAGCCGCGACCCGCGCTTCAGCCTGTTCGCCAAGCGCTTCAGCGCGCCCTTCATGTGGATCTTTGCCATCAGCGTCAGCGTGCTGGCCGTGGATTGGCTGATGGGCATGTCGCCGCGCTGGTTCAGCACGATCTTCGGCGTCTACGTCTTCTCGGGCATCTTCCTGAGCGGCCTGGCGGCAACCACCCTGGGCATCCTGTTCCTGAAGAAGCAGGGCCGCCTCCAGGAGGTCAAGCCCGACCATCTCTACAGCCTGGGCGGCTTCCAGTTCGCCTTCTCCGTCTTCTGGGCCTACGCGGCCTTCAGCCAGTTCCTGCTGATCTGGTACGCCAACCTCCCCGAGGAGACCTTCTGGTTCCAAGCGCGCCTGACGGACGGCTGGTATCCGGTGACCATCCTGCTCACCCTGGCGCGCTTCTTCGTGCCCTTCGTGGCCCTGCTCTCGCGCGAAGTGAAAATGGACGCCGGGCGACTGGCCTGGGTGGCGGGGCTGATCCTGTTCGGCGAGGTGCTGGACCTCTACTGGATCATCTTCCCCGAGCTGGGTCGCGGACCGCTGCTGGGCTGGCCGGAACTGGCCTTCGCCCTCTTCTTCGTCGGGTTGGGATTGTGGCTGGTGCAGCGGCGCATGCAGGTGGGCAAGGACCTGCCCGTGGGCGACCCGAATCTGGACGCCAGCCTTCACTATCACTTGTAG
- a CDS encoding c-type cytochrome, with protein MTNAQRPSLISTLAWGLVVLLLMVVFFGLLVGPALRHKGVTTTHGYAPNQPPRDLTEFPAQKGKTAPGLNLKQALVGDPAQLAWAKEEYGKICIACHGATGKGDGPAGLALQARDFTKSAAWKNGPKITQIYQTLSRGLPPKMPAYDTYTPAQRMALAHVVQSFMAFPVPAASAAEIAAMDQEHSLSAGIREAGRVPVRVAAARLAEVAVARRLNRDALPADLRALVQDAGKAGQSLAAQADLALPQLARALSAGAPANGFSGGVAALGGADWQRLIQACRAALEPVQP; from the coding sequence ATGACGAACGCGCAACGGCCCTCTCTTATCTCCACCCTGGCCTGGGGCCTGGTGGTGCTGCTGCTCATGGTCGTCTTCTTCGGGCTGCTGGTGGGCCCGGCCCTGCGACACAAGGGCGTGACCACCACTCACGGCTACGCGCCGAACCAGCCGCCCCGGGACCTGACGGAGTTCCCCGCCCAGAAGGGCAAGACCGCCCCGGGCCTGAACCTCAAGCAGGCGCTGGTGGGAGATCCCGCCCAGCTCGCCTGGGCCAAGGAGGAGTACGGCAAGATCTGCATCGCCTGCCACGGCGCCACGGGCAAGGGCGACGGCCCGGCCGGGCTGGCCCTGCAGGCGCGGGATTTCACCAAGAGCGCGGCTTGGAAGAACGGACCGAAAATCACCCAGATCTATCAGACGCTGAGCCGTGGCCTGCCGCCCAAGATGCCGGCCTACGACACCTACACGCCCGCCCAGCGGATGGCGCTGGCCCACGTGGTGCAGAGCTTCATGGCCTTCCCGGTGCCGGCCGCCTCGGCGGCGGAGATCGCGGCCATGGATCAGGAGCACAGCCTGAGCGCAGGGATCCGCGAGGCGGGGCGCGTGCCGGTGCGCGTGGCGGCGGCCCGTCTGGCCGAGGTCGCCGTGGCCCGCCGCCTGAACCGGGACGCCCTGCCGGCGGATCTGCGGGCCCTGGTTCAGGATGCCGGCAAGGCGGGCCAGAGTCTGGCGGCCCAGGCAGACTTGGCGCTGCCCCAACTGGCGCGCGCGCTGAGCGCCGGAGCCCCGGCCAACGGCTTCTCCGGCGGCGTGGCGGCCCTGGGTGGCGCCGACTGGCAGCGCCTGATCCAGGCCTGTCGGGCGGCTCTCGAACCCGTCCAACCCTAA
- a CDS encoding SCO family protein: MAGLLLLLPVLVAGPALAQPESSQGVAFDEHLGEILPGEIVLRDEAGNPVQLAQLVDRPTILNFVYFDCPGVCTPLLNEVADVLGKSDLDPRREPFQILTVSFEPRDTPQVAAEKRANYLALLSRPLPPETWRFLTGDAEELRRLTAAAGFSYKKAGFEYIHPGGLILLSPERKIVRYLYGTEFLPFDFKMGVLEAAKGTVLPTTARLLTICFSYDPQGRTYVFNLLKVVGGAMLSVVGCFGLYLLLTARRGRSGLGRAARRPA, from the coding sequence TTGGCTGGACTTCTGCTGCTGCTGCCGGTTCTGGTGGCCGGGCCGGCCCTGGCCCAACCGGAGAGCTCCCAGGGCGTGGCCTTCGACGAGCACCTGGGCGAGATCCTCCCCGGCGAGATCGTCCTGCGCGACGAGGCCGGCAACCCCGTCCAGCTGGCCCAGCTGGTTGACCGCCCCACCATCCTCAACTTCGTCTACTTCGACTGCCCGGGCGTCTGCACGCCGCTGCTGAACGAAGTGGCCGACGTGCTGGGCAAGTCCGATCTGGACCCGCGCCGCGAGCCCTTCCAGATCCTCACCGTCAGTTTCGAGCCCCGGGACACGCCCCAGGTGGCGGCGGAGAAGCGCGCCAACTACCTGGCCCTGCTCAGCCGGCCCCTGCCGCCCGAGACCTGGCGCTTCCTGACCGGCGACGCGGAGGAGCTGCGCCGCCTCACCGCCGCGGCGGGCTTCAGCTACAAAAAGGCGGGCTTCGAGTACATCCACCCCGGTGGCCTGATCCTGCTCTCGCCCGAGCGCAAGATCGTGCGCTACCTCTACGGCACGGAATTCCTGCCCTTCGACTTCAAGATGGGCGTGCTGGAGGCGGCCAAGGGCACAGTGCTGCCCACCACAGCGCGCCTGCTGACCATCTGCTTCAGCTACGACCCCCAGGGCCGGACCTACGTCTTCAACCTCCTCAAGGTGGTGGGCGGGGCCATGCTGAGCGTGGTGGGCTGCTTCGGCCTCTACCTGCTGCTCACGGCCCGGCGGGGTCGCAGCGGGCTGGGGCGCGCGGCCCGGCGGCCGGCATGA
- the ctaD gene encoding cytochrome c oxidase subunit I, translating to MSDTTRAAAIPRGYLGTEGGSGLKSWIFSTDHKRVGLLYLMAISFFFLAAMLLGLTMRAELLMPGEQLVSARVYNSLFTLHGVIMIFLFIIPAIPGVLGNFMLPLQLGAEDVAFPRLNLLSWWVYMAGASLALLSLFGGGVMDTGWTFYAPYSIRTGSNVSFAVLAAFVLGFSSILTGLNFITTIHRMRAPGMGFFRMPLFVWGLYATSWIQVIATPVVGITLVLVVLERMLGIGFFDPARGGDPILYQHLFWIYSHPAVYVMILPGMGIISEILPTFARRTIFGYKAIALSSMAIAAVGYLVWGHHMFTAGMSDESRVIFSLLTFLVAIPTGIKIFNWVATLYKGSIALDSPMLWAMGFIFLFSIGGLTGLVNGALSTDIHVHDTAFVVGHFHYTMFGGAGIAFFAGLHYWLPKIFGRRLFEKPAKWAFALVMVGFNTLYFPMLILGIQGMPRRYHDYLPEFQPLHALSTVGSWIIATGILLMIWNLWRSARHGEPAGDNPWGGTTLEWQTTSPPPTLNFDRPITVTRDPYDHGGAA from the coding sequence ATGAGCGACACGACACGGGCGGCGGCGATCCCGCGCGGCTACCTGGGGACCGAGGGCGGGAGCGGCCTGAAGTCCTGGATCTTCTCCACGGACCACAAACGCGTGGGCCTGCTCTACCTGATGGCCATCAGCTTCTTCTTCCTGGCGGCCATGCTGCTGGGGCTGACCATGCGCGCCGAACTGCTCATGCCGGGCGAGCAGCTGGTGAGCGCGCGGGTCTACAACTCGCTGTTCACCCTGCACGGGGTGATCATGATTTTCCTCTTCATCATCCCGGCCATTCCGGGCGTGCTGGGAAACTTCATGCTGCCCCTCCAGCTGGGCGCCGAGGACGTGGCCTTCCCGCGCCTCAACCTGCTCTCGTGGTGGGTCTACATGGCGGGCGCCAGCCTGGCGCTGCTCAGCCTGTTCGGCGGCGGCGTGATGGACACGGGCTGGACCTTCTACGCGCCCTACAGCATCCGCACGGGCTCCAACGTAAGCTTCGCCGTGCTGGCGGCCTTCGTGCTGGGCTTCTCGAGCATCCTGACGGGCCTGAACTTCATCACCACCATCCACCGCATGCGCGCGCCCGGGATGGGCTTCTTTCGCATGCCGCTCTTCGTCTGGGGCCTCTACGCCACCAGCTGGATCCAGGTGATCGCCACCCCCGTGGTGGGCATCACGCTGGTGCTCGTGGTGCTGGAGCGCATGCTGGGAATCGGCTTCTTCGATCCGGCGCGCGGCGGCGATCCCATCCTCTACCAGCACCTGTTCTGGATCTACAGCCACCCGGCCGTGTACGTGATGATCCTGCCCGGGATGGGCATCATCAGCGAGATCCTGCCCACCTTCGCGCGGCGTACGATCTTCGGCTACAAGGCCATCGCGCTCAGCTCCATGGCCATCGCCGCGGTGGGCTACCTGGTCTGGGGCCACCACATGTTCACGGCGGGCATGAGCGACGAGAGCCGCGTGATCTTCAGCCTGCTGACCTTCCTGGTGGCCATTCCCACCGGCATCAAGATCTTCAACTGGGTGGCCACGCTCTACAAGGGCAGCATCGCCCTGGACAGCCCCATGCTCTGGGCGATGGGCTTCATCTTCCTCTTCAGCATCGGCGGCCTGACGGGCCTGGTGAACGGCGCGCTCTCCACGGACATCCACGTCCACGACACGGCCTTCGTGGTGGGCCACTTCCACTACACGATGTTCGGCGGCGCGGGCATCGCCTTCTTCGCCGGCCTGCACTACTGGCTGCCCAAGATCTTTGGCCGCCGCCTCTTCGAGAAGCCGGCCAAGTGGGCCTTCGCGCTGGTCATGGTGGGTTTCAACACGCTCTACTTCCCCATGCTCATCCTGGGGATCCAGGGCATGCCGCGCCGCTACCACGACTACCTGCCGGAGTTCCAACCCCTGCACGCGCTCTCCACGGTGGGTTCGTGGATCATCGCCACGGGCATCCTGCTGATGATCTGGAACCTCTGGCGCAGCGCGCGCCACGGCGAGCCCGCCGGCGACAATCCCTGGGGCGGCACCACGCTGGAATGGCAAACCACCAGCCCGCCGCCCACGCTGAACTTCGACCGACCCATCACCGTGACCCGGGATCCCTACGACCACGGAGGCGCCGCATGA
- a CDS encoding cytochrome c oxidase subunit 3 family protein encodes MSRFFQRLFGTPAAGEPRRSAEVLAAESGTAHAAGHAPHKDYEGAKTGMWIFLFTELLLFGGLFLVYSVYRLLYTHEFHLAAAHLNRVLGVTNTFVLLTSSLTMVLAVTAIQRGDRRSTLNTLFWTLFLAGTFLVIKAFEWGAKFSHGLYPGSEHLRELPAGEGLFYGLYFVMTGLHGFHVVVGMILLSVVALRVRSGRVHQGDFVLLENAGLYWHLVDLVWIFLLPLFYLTN; translated from the coding sequence ATGAGCCGCTTCTTCCAGCGCCTGTTCGGCACGCCCGCCGCTGGCGAACCACGACGCTCGGCCGAGGTCCTGGCCGCGGAGAGCGGGACTGCGCACGCGGCCGGCCACGCGCCGCACAAGGACTACGAGGGCGCCAAGACCGGGATGTGGATCTTCCTGTTCACCGAGCTGCTGCTCTTCGGCGGGCTCTTCCTGGTCTACTCCGTCTACCGTCTGCTCTACACGCACGAATTCCACCTGGCCGCCGCCCACCTGAACCGCGTGCTGGGCGTGACCAACACCTTCGTCCTGCTCACCAGCAGCCTGACCATGGTGCTGGCCGTGACCGCCATCCAGCGCGGGGACCGCCGGAGCACGCTGAACACGCTCTTCTGGACCCTCTTCCTGGCCGGGACCTTCCTCGTGATCAAGGCCTTCGAGTGGGGGGCCAAGTTCTCCCATGGCCTCTATCCCGGTTCCGAGCACCTGCGCGAGCTGCCCGCCGGCGAGGGCCTGTTCTACGGCCTCTACTTCGTGATGACCGGCCTGCACGGTTTCCACGTCGTGGTGGGCATGATCCTGCTCAGCGTGGTGGCGCTCCGGGTGCGCAGCGGCCGCGTCCACCAGGGCGACTTCGTCCTGCTGGAGAACGCCGGCCTCTACTGGCACCTGGTGGACCTGGTCTGGATTTTCCTGCTGCCGTTGTTCTACCTGACGAACTGA
- a CDS encoding cytochrome C oxidase subunit IV family protein yields MHEPTSVANAHTGVTHADAAHADAAHAPQPYSVFILTWVALMALTCVTVGASIYWPGTVGTAVAMAVTPLKATLVLLVFMHLKWEPVGFRWMFLSAVGIMAVFMGLTFFDYLYR; encoded by the coding sequence ATGCACGAGCCTACATCCGTGGCGAACGCGCACACCGGCGTCACACATGCCGACGCGGCACACGCCGACGCGGCGCACGCCCCGCAGCCCTACTCGGTCTTCATCCTGACCTGGGTGGCCCTAATGGCCCTCACCTGTGTCACGGTGGGCGCCTCGATCTACTGGCCCGGCACCGTGGGCACGGCCGTGGCCATGGCGGTCACGCCGCTCAAGGCCACGTTGGTGCTGCTGGTCTTCATGCACCTGAAGTGGGAGCCCGTGGGCTTCCGCTGGATGTTCCTGTCGGCGGTGGGCATCATGGCCGTTTTCATGGGCCTCACCTTCTTCGATTATCTCTACCGCTAG
- the coxB gene encoding cytochrome c oxidase subunit II, whose product MQGASSYAGLVDQAFWYILGVSALLLVGITAVMIGFAVRYSRKRNPNPSQIHGSVLLETLWTVIPTLLVLTMFWYGWTGFRVMRTVPADALPIKVTARMWSWSFEYPDGRKSPELVVPAGRPVKVLLESQDVIHSFFVPAFRVKEDAMPGRVNHAWFQSDKPGEYDLFCAEYCGDQHSRMLSKVRVLPAAEYAVWQANPPALLTGPDLLAAKGCTSCHSLDGSRLVGPSFKALAGRRETVTSGGVDKEISVDEAYVRRSILEPKADLVKGYDPVMPEQRSQLTDDELDEIVRTLLGL is encoded by the coding sequence ATGCAAGGAGCCTCAAGCTACGCGGGTCTGGTCGATCAGGCCTTCTGGTACATCCTCGGCGTCTCGGCCCTGCTCTTGGTCGGCATCACGGCGGTGATGATCGGCTTCGCCGTGCGCTACAGCCGCAAGCGCAACCCGAACCCCTCGCAGATCCACGGCAGCGTGCTGCTGGAGACGCTCTGGACGGTGATCCCGACCCTCTTGGTGCTGACCATGTTCTGGTACGGTTGGACGGGATTCCGCGTGATGCGCACCGTCCCGGCGGACGCCCTGCCCATCAAGGTCACGGCCCGCATGTGGAGCTGGTCCTTCGAGTATCCCGACGGCCGCAAGTCCCCCGAACTGGTGGTGCCCGCGGGGCGCCCGGTGAAGGTGCTGCTGGAGAGCCAGGACGTGATCCACTCCTTCTTCGTGCCGGCCTTCCGGGTCAAGGAGGACGCCATGCCGGGCCGGGTGAACCACGCCTGGTTCCAGTCCGACAAGCCCGGCGAGTACGACCTGTTTTGCGCCGAGTACTGCGGCGACCAGCACTCGCGCATGCTCAGCAAGGTGCGCGTGCTGCCGGCGGCCGAGTACGCCGTCTGGCAGGCCAACCCGCCCGCCTTGCTGACGGGACCGGACCTGCTGGCCGCCAAGGGCTGCACCTCGTGTCACAGCCTGGACGGCAGCCGCCTGGTGGGTCCCTCCTTCAAGGCCCTGGCGGGACGCCGGGAGACCGTCACCTCGGGCGGCGTGGACAAGGAGATCAGCGTGGACGAGGCCTACGTGCGGCGCTCCATCCTGGAGCCCAAGGCCGATCTGGTGAAGGGCTACGACCCGGTGATGCCCGAGCAGCGCAGCCAGTTGACGGACGACGAACTGGACGAGATCGTCCGCACCTTGCTGGGGCTGTGA
- a CDS encoding UbiA family prenyltransferase, whose translation MKTLLELMKVKITIAVTFTTAVGYVLARGRFDAGILLPLLGLFLQAGGAAALNHVQEADIDGLVPRTARRPIPSGRVTRGGALGLAAGLLALGSAILWAGSGGWPVAVGLATAVLYNGVYTPLKRITPFAVLPGSLIGALPPLAGWLAGGGFPQDLTIHQVAFFFFIWQVPHFWLLLLFHENAYRENGLPSLFDRFERRQILRLTFSWTAATAIAGLLMPLFRAVRHDLTGWLIALSAALLIGLAARWLAAGFRKVPTEPAAGETGGRVFIRCFMAINSYALFVMLALILDRVV comes from the coding sequence ATGAAGACGCTGCTGGAGCTGATGAAGGTGAAGATCACCATCGCGGTGACCTTCACCACCGCCGTGGGCTACGTGCTGGCCCGCGGGCGCTTCGACGCGGGCATCCTGCTGCCGCTGCTGGGTCTCTTCCTCCAAGCCGGCGGCGCGGCGGCACTCAACCACGTCCAGGAGGCGGACATCGACGGCCTGGTGCCGCGCACGGCCCGCCGGCCCATTCCGTCCGGCCGGGTCACGCGCGGCGGCGCGCTGGGTCTGGCCGCCGGCCTGCTGGCGCTGGGCAGCGCCATCCTCTGGGCGGGCTCCGGCGGGTGGCCCGTGGCCGTCGGGCTGGCCACCGCCGTCCTCTACAATGGCGTCTACACGCCGCTCAAGCGCATCACGCCCTTCGCCGTACTGCCCGGCAGCCTGATCGGCGCCCTGCCGCCGCTGGCGGGCTGGCTGGCCGGCGGGGGCTTCCCCCAGGACCTCACCATCCACCAGGTGGCCTTCTTCTTCTTCATCTGGCAGGTGCCGCACTTCTGGCTGCTCCTGCTCTTCCACGAGAACGCCTACCGCGAAAACGGCCTGCCCAGTCTGTTCGACCGCTTCGAACGGCGCCAGATCCTCCGGCTGACCTTCAGCTGGACGGCGGCCACGGCCATCGCCGGGCTGCTGATGCCGCTCTTTCGCGCCGTGCGCCACGACCTGACGGGCTGGCTGATCGCCCTCTCCGCCGCGCTGCTGATCGGGTTGGCGGCGCGCTGGCTGGCCGCGGGCTTCCGCAAGGTCCCAACGGAACCGGCCGCCGGGGAGACCGGCGGCCGCGTCTTCATCCGCTGCTTCATGGCGATCAACAGTTACGCGCTCTTCGTGATGCTGGCGCTGATCCTCGACCGGGTGGTCTGA